One window of Penaeus chinensis breed Huanghai No. 1 chromosome 3, ASM1920278v2, whole genome shotgun sequence genomic DNA carries:
- the LOC125043835 gene encoding oplophorus-luciferin 2-monooxygenase non-catalytic subunit-like — MASLLLVVLLGLFAARPASSVIRIRPEEPVPRDWPCPLAGEIDPCTCEADENLNLNLNCSHVVDDYELQRVFTAMFPFDDYQSFTIIQDRADMNDIRNLESGIFGDITFEHVNIMGTKIQTINENVFLKSHERLKHLELSGNLISKFPFETLPSFLKLETFSIDDNMINLLPNLESDSLKFFSINDNVNLEFEIDLFTRLPELQSISMKNISLLSLSPGMFSSQKNLTTLRLDDNLLMELKENAVVPLNPRLEELSFAGNRITEVTHDAIHAMVDDSYLSFANNHIQTIPMDSWKGIFSQVMPNGIIDLSNNPLECGCDLKWIMVDYKDDYLHLLSRETACNSGELVSDINPDFFDKFC, encoded by the exons ATGGCTTCTCTTCTCTTGGTCGTCCTGCTGGGGCTGTTCGCGGCTCGCCCTGCTTCGTCTGTGATTCGAATCCGTCCCGAGGAGCCGGTTCCCCGCGACTGGCCTTGTCCGTTAGCCGGGGAAATTGACCCTTGTACCTGCGAGGCGGATGAGAATCTGAACCTGAACTTGAATTGTTCACATGTGGTTGACGATTACGAGCTACAACGAGTATTTACAGCTATGTTTCCATTCGATGATTATCAAAGTTTCACTATCATTCAAGACAGAGCGGATATGAATGATATCAGAAACCTCGAATCAGGCATTTTTGGGGACATTACTTTCGAGCATGTGAACATCATGGGCACCAAAATCCAGACTATTAACGAAAACGTTTTCCTAAAATCTCATGAAAGACTTAAACATCTTGAGTTGTCTGGTAACCTCATTAGCAAATTTCCTTTTGAAACTCTCCCATCTTTTTTGAAACTTGAAACATTTAGCATCGATGACAATATGATAAATCTGCTCCCAAATCTAGAGTCAGATTCCCTGAAATTTTTTAGCataaatgataatgtaaatcTGGAATTCGAAATTGATTTGTTCACAAGGCTTCCGGAGCTGCAGTCGATTTCCATGAAAAACATCAGCCTTTTGTCCCTTTCACCCGGGATGTTTTCATCTCAAAAGAATCTCACAACACTCAGGCTGGATGACAATTTATTGATGGAACTGAAAGAAAATGCTGTTGTTCCCTTGAACCCGCGACTCGAAGAACTCTCGTTTGCTGGCAACCGTATCACTGAAGTCACGCACGATGCAATTCACG CGATGGTTGATGATTCCTACCTGTCTTTCGCTAACAATCATATCCAAACAATCCCAATGGATAGCTGGAAAGGCATCTTCAGCCAGGTGATGCCAAACGGAATCATTGACTTAAGTA ACAATCCGCTGGAATGCGGCTGTGACCTCAAGTGGATTATGGTCGACTACAAAGACGACTACCTGCATCTGTTGTCCCGCGAAACGGCCTGCAACAGCGGAGAACTCGTTAGCGACATAAATCCCGATTTCTTCGATAAATTTTGCTGA